The region ATGTGACATTGTGGGGCCGAAACGCGGAAGTCGCGAGCGAATACCTGTCCAAGGGTTCGCCGGTCTTGATTGAAGGCCGACTGAAACTGGATCGTTGGGAAACCGACGGTCAAAAGCGGAGTAAGCTGCGAGTGATTTGTGAGAAAATGCAAATGCTCGGAGGACGCTCCGGTTCCGGTGGTCCTGGCGGACCGTCGCGACAACATACGGGGGAATACGAAAGTCATTACGATTCCTCCGACCATGATTCGCATTCAGGTGCCGGTGCACGTGATGCGCAACCTACCGGCGGCGGAGCCGGGTACGAAGACCCAAACATTCCATTCTGATTGCAGCAACTTGATCGAAACCGCCACGACGCAAGGATCGGTCAAGTATCACGACGCTAAGTCGGTCAAGTAATCAGATCATCCCATAACCACTCGCACAGAAATAGAACGATGCCACGTCACGGACGCACCGTCAAACGACCCTTCAAGCGGCTTCCACAAGGTCCTAATGGCGGAATTCAATTGCTGCTCATTCACAACGTTGAGCACCTTGGAAAGCAAGGCGAGATCGTCGAAGTCAAGCCAGGCTTCGCTCGCAACTACTTGCTGCCACAAGGGATGGCAACGATCGCGACCGAGCACCACAAGCGAATGGTCGAGAAGCACCGTGAAAAGTTGCGTGCGATCGAATTGGAAAAGCTCAAGAGCTACCGCGATCTGGCCGACGAACTAGGCAAGCAGTCGATCACGATCGAAGCCAATGCGAACGACGAAGGTCATTTGTACGGCAGCGTCGGACCTCACGAAATCGTCGGTGCTTTGAAAGAAGCTGGCTTCAACATGGCCAACGATCAGATTCGCCTCGACGGTCCACTTCGTGAACTTGGTCTGTACACAGTGAAGATTCACTTGCATAGCGAAGTCGACGCAAGCCTCAAGGTCTGGGTTGTTCCAACCGCAACCGAAGACGCACCTACCGCTGGCTAATCACTGGCGAAATACTGACTCGCTCCATGAGATGGTGTGAGTCTTTGAGGCAATAGAAAGGTACATGCATGGCGATCTTGCCATGCATCTTGTGCCAAATCAAATCACCAGGGGCTGTGGCGGAACTGGCAGACGCGCTGGATTTAGGTTCCAGTTTCTTCGGAAGTGCAGGTTCGACTCCTGTCAGCCCTATCGCCGCTTCTCTTCATTGAGAAGCGGCTTTTTTATGCGCAAAGGATGCGGTTGTTACAGATTACTGATCTGGTCTCCGCATAACTCATTCCTCGACAACCGTCGGCGGTTCAATGACCCTTGGTGTCGAGAATCGGAGGGCTGGCAGGAGCAAGAAGGTGGCCAACGCACCTAGGCCTATCAGCAAAAGCAAGAATCGCAGTGGGTTGAATCGGCGAGATTGTTCCGAAGGCTTGCTCGGTGGCTCGTAAGGATTTGAGTTATTCATGTCGCTAGTTTAGCGAGGTGAGAGAGCACTCGGGGCGAGCCAATCGGTTTGGTTTCCTCGCCGGGTCGCCTCGTTTATTCCGAGCCTGCAAAGCTGAAGCGAATTGGGAGAATGGAAGAGCGGAGAAGGCGTCGAAGTTGAAGTTCGATAACCGTGGCTAACGCCATGCGGCTAATGGGGATGGAAGTTGAAGTTCGATAACCGTGGCTAACGCCATGCGGCTAATGGATGATGGAAGTTGAAGTTTGACAACCGTGGATAACGCTATGCGGCTGATGGAGGATGGAAATCCTGGAGGAGGCGTCGACTAAGCGTTGCTTGGTGCTAGTTGTGGCGTAAGAGCGGCTTTTTCAGACGACGGAAATATGAATCTGAATGTGGTACCCGTATGGGGTTCCGATTCTATTTCTATCTGTCCTCCAAGCATCTGGCAGGCCTCTTTTACCGCCGCCATTCCCACGCCACGTCCGGATATCTCCGTGACTGTTTCTTTCGTGGACAAGCCGTCTGCAAGAATTGCATCGGCTAATTCGTCTTCGGTTTCGCAGGGCAGTCCAAGCATTTTGCA is a window of Stieleria sp. JC731 DNA encoding:
- the rplI gene encoding 50S ribosomal protein L9; its protein translation is MPRHGRTVKRPFKRLPQGPNGGIQLLLIHNVEHLGKQGEIVEVKPGFARNYLLPQGMATIATEHHKRMVEKHREKLRAIELEKLKSYRDLADELGKQSITIEANANDEGHLYGSVGPHEIVGALKEAGFNMANDQIRLDGPLRELGLYTVKIHLHSEVDASLKVWVVPTATEDAPTAG
- the ssb gene encoding single-stranded DNA-binding protein, producing MASFNRVILVGNLTRDIELRYIPSGQAVSDVTIAVNDRRKTANGDWVEEACFVDVTLWGRNAEVASEYLSKGSPVLIEGRLKLDRWETDGQKRSKLRVICEKMQMLGGRSGSGGPGGPSRQHTGEYESHYDSSDHDSHSGAGARDAQPTGGGAGYEDPNIPF